A stretch of the Streptococcus oralis genome encodes the following:
- the rexB gene encoding ATP-dependent nuclease subunit B, whose amino-acid sequence MKLLYTDIRTSLTEILTREAEELVAAGKRVFYIAPNSLSFEKERAVLECLSQQASFAITVTRFAQMARYLVLNDLPTKTSLDDIGLGMAFYKCLAELDPKELRVYGAIKQDPQFIQQLMELYHEMTTAQMSFLDLESLTDEDKRADLLLIFEKVTAYLNQSQLAQGSQLSHLIEAIENDKVSSDFSQIALVIDGFTRFSAEEERVVDLLHQKGAEIVIGAYASKKAYISPFSEGNLYQASVEFLHHLGAKYQTPAQDRSQTHEKMDSFDKASHLLESSYDFSELALDVDEKDRENLQIWSCLTQKEELELVARSIRQKLHDHPELSYKNFRILLGDVASYQLSLKTIFDQYQIPFYLGRSESMAHHPLTQYVESILRLKRYRFRQEDLINLLRTGLYTDLSQADIDDFEQYLRYLGINGLPAFQQNFTKSHHGKFDLERLNALRLRVLAPLETLFASRKQKAENLLQKWNTFLKNAALSKQMQDLTATMETLEQERQAEVWKAFCHVLEQFATVFAGSQVSLEDFLALLHSGMSLSQYRTIPATVDTVLVQSYDLIAPMTADFVYAIGLTQDHLPKIAQNTSLLTDEERQSLNQATEEGVQLLIASSENLKKNRYTMLSLVNAARKQLVLSAPSLLNENESKESAYLQELVSFGFSRIEKKIHQKSLSKDDMGSYHSLLSSLVAYHQQAGSSENEKDVTFVKVLARVMGKKLDQKGLTNPALPTSPSSKPLEKETLQALYPADKEFYLSTSGLTEFYRNEYSYFLRYVLGLQEEFRLRPDARSHGNFLHRIFERALKLPAENPFDQRLEQAIKETSQEREFEAIYQESLEAQFIKEVLLDVARTTGHILRHNPAIETIQEEATFGGKDQAFIQLDNGRSVHVRGKVDRIDRLKADGALGVVDYKSSLTQFQFPHFFNGLNSQLPTYLAALKREGEQNFFGAMYLEMAEPVQSLLAVKSLAGAVVEASKSMKYQGLFLEKESSHLGEFYNKNKANQLTDEEFQLLLDYNAHLYKKAAEKILEGQFAINPYTENGRSIAPYVQQHQAITGFEANYHLGQARFLEKLEVADGKRLVGEKLKQAWFEKMREELNR is encoded by the coding sequence ATGAAATTACTGTATACTGATATTCGGACTTCTTTGACTGAAATTTTAACGAGAGAGGCAGAAGAGCTAGTTGCTGCTGGCAAGCGTGTTTTCTACATCGCACCCAACTCTCTTTCATTTGAAAAGGAACGCGCCGTGCTGGAATGCTTGTCCCAGCAGGCTTCTTTTGCGATTACCGTCACGCGCTTTGCTCAAATGGCTCGTTACCTGGTCTTGAATGATTTGCCGACTAAAACTAGTCTAGATGACATCGGGCTTGGGATGGCTTTTTATAAGTGCCTTGCGGAACTTGATCCTAAAGAATTGCGAGTTTATGGTGCGATTAAGCAGGATCCTCAATTTATCCAGCAGTTGATGGAACTTTATCACGAGATGACGACTGCTCAGATGAGCTTTTTGGACTTGGAAAGTTTGACGGATGAGGACAAGCGGGCAGACTTACTCTTGATTTTTGAGAAAGTGACTGCTTATCTCAATCAAAGCCAGTTGGCTCAGGGAAGTCAGTTGTCCCATTTGATTGAGGCTATTGAGAATGACAAGGTAAGCAGTGATTTCAGTCAGATTGCCTTGGTTATTGATGGATTTACTCGTTTTTCTGCCGAGGAAGAGCGTGTAGTGGATCTACTTCATCAAAAAGGTGCCGAGATTGTTATTGGGGCCTATGCAAGCAAGAAAGCCTATATCAGTCCGTTCTCTGAAGGGAATCTCTACCAAGCCAGTGTGGAATTTCTTCATCATTTGGGGGCAAAATACCAAACACCTGCTCAGGATCGTTCTCAGACTCATGAAAAAATGGATAGTTTTGACAAGGCCTCTCATTTGCTGGAGTCTTCTTATGACTTTTCAGAACTCGCTTTAGATGTTGATGAGAAGGACCGTGAAAATCTGCAAATCTGGTCTTGTTTGACGCAAAAAGAAGAGCTGGAATTAGTAGCCCGTAGCATTCGTCAGAAATTACATGACCATCCAGAACTGAGTTACAAGAATTTCCGTATTTTGCTGGGTGATGTGGCATCTTACCAGCTATCGCTGAAAACTATTTTTGACCAGTACCAGATTCCTTTCTATCTTGGTAGAAGTGAATCCATGGCCCATCATCCTCTGACTCAGTATGTGGAGTCTATTTTACGTTTAAAACGTTACCGTTTCCGTCAGGAGGATTTGATTAATCTCCTCAGAACTGGTCTATATACCGACCTTAGTCAGGCTGATATTGATGATTTTGAGCAATATCTCCGCTATCTTGGCATCAATGGCTTGCCAGCTTTTCAGCAGAACTTTACCAAATCCCATCATGGAAAATTTGATTTAGAGCGTTTAAATGCTCTTCGTCTGCGCGTTTTGGCGCCACTTGAAACCTTATTTGCCAGTCGGAAGCAAAAGGCTGAAAATCTCTTGCAAAAGTGGAATACTTTTCTAAAAAATGCTGCTTTAAGCAAGCAGATGCAAGACTTGACAGCTACTATGGAAACTCTAGAACAGGAAAGACAAGCCGAAGTTTGGAAAGCCTTCTGCCATGTTTTAGAACAATTTGCGACGGTTTTTGCTGGTTCACAAGTTAGCCTGGAGGACTTCCTGGCCTTGCTTCATTCTGGGATGAGTTTGTCTCAGTATCGCACAATACCAGCAACAGTGGACACCGTTCTGGTGCAGAGTTACGATCTGATTGCACCTATGACCGCTGACTTTGTCTATGCCATCGGTCTGACTCAGGATCATTTGCCAAAAATTGCGCAAAACACCAGTCTTTTGACAGATGAAGAACGACAAAGCCTAAACCAAGCAACTGAGGAGGGAGTGCAATTACTGATTGCAAGTAGCGAAAATCTCAAGAAAAATCGCTATACCATGCTTTCTTTAGTCAATGCTGCTCGTAAGCAGTTGGTGTTGTCAGCTCCAAGTCTCCTCAATGAAAATGAGAGCAAGGAATCGGCCTATCTTCAGGAACTGGTGAGTTTTGGATTTAGCCGAATAGAGAAGAAGATTCATCAAAAAAGTCTGTCTAAGGATGATATGGGTTCTTATCACAGTCTTTTGTCTAGTCTGGTTGCCTATCACCAGCAGGCAGGTTCAAGTGAAAATGAAAAAGATGTCACCTTTGTCAAGGTTTTGGCTCGTGTCATGGGGAAAAAACTAGATCAAAAAGGTCTTACAAATCCTGCACTCCCAACTAGTCCAAGCAGCAAGCCATTAGAGAAAGAGACCTTGCAGGCTCTCTACCCTGCTGACAAGGAGTTTTACCTGTCTACTTCTGGTTTGACAGAATTTTACCGCAATGAATACAGTTATTTCCTCCGTTATGTCTTAGGTTTGCAGGAAGAATTTCGCCTGCGTCCAGATGCTCGCAGTCATGGGAATTTCTTGCATCGTATTTTTGAACGTGCCTTGAAACTACCTGCTGAAAATCCGTTTGACCAGCGTTTGGAGCAAGCTATCAAGGAAACCAGCCAAGAACGCGAATTTGAAGCTATTTATCAAGAAAGTTTGGAAGCCCAATTTATCAAGGAAGTTCTACTTGATGTCGCGCGAACTACGGGCCACATCCTACGTCATAATCCAGCTATCGAAACCATTCAAGAGGAAGCAACATTTGGTGGTAAAGATCAGGCCTTTATTCAATTGGATAATGGTCGGAGTGTCCATGTGCGTGGCAAGGTTGACCGTATTGACCGTTTGAAAGCTGATGGAGCACTGGGAGTGGTAGACTACAAGTCTAGTTTGACCCAGTTCCAGTTTCCTCATTTCTTCAATGGGCTTAATTCCCAACTGCCTACCTATCTTGCTGCCCTAAAAAGAGAAGGGGAGCAGAACTTTTTCGGTGCTATGTACTTAGAAATGGCTGAACCCGTCCAATCTTTATTAGCTGTTAAAAGTCTGGCAGGAGCAGTAGTAGAAGCCAGCAAATCAATGAAATACCAGGGACTCTTTTTAGAGAAAGAAAGCAGTCACTTGGGCGAATTTTACAACAAAAACAAGGCTAACCAGCTGACAGACGAGGAATTCCAGCTCTTACTAGACTATAATGCCCATCTGTACAAGAAGGCTGCTGAAAAGATTCTAGAAGGCCAGTTCGCCATCAATCCCTATACCGAAAATGGCAGAAGCATTGCCCCGTACGTTCAGCAACATCAAGCCATTACAGGTTTTGAAGCCAATTACCACTTGGGACAAGCCCGTTTCCTAGAAAAGTTAGAAGTAGCTGACGGCAAGCGTCTGGTCGGAGAAAAACTCAAGCAAGCTTGGTTTGAAAAAATGAGAGAGGAGTTGAATCGATGA
- a CDS encoding MarR family winged helix-turn-helix transcriptional regulator: MSKYHFNSIYKNDETESTGLLFIKVYNKWESNLKRVLKSVGLTLPQFIVLTSLLFLSNREEYVTQVDIARFTGMDVMTVSQIVRLLEKKDYIRRDQHPKDSRAKLVSVTKSGAEKVNQALPLVEGVDEKFFEKLSNDREVFNRLLVELEDKNA; encoded by the coding sequence ATGTCAAAGTATCACTTTAATTCAATTTACAAAAATGATGAAACAGAGTCTACAGGTCTTCTTTTCATCAAAGTCTACAACAAGTGGGAAAGCAACTTAAAAAGAGTCTTGAAATCAGTTGGACTCACTTTGCCTCAATTTATCGTTTTAACCTCGCTCTTGTTTCTGTCTAATAGAGAGGAATATGTAACGCAAGTTGATATTGCTCGGTTCACTGGAATGGATGTCATGACGGTTTCCCAGATTGTTAGGCTACTGGAGAAGAAGGACTACATTAGACGTGATCAACATCCAAAGGATAGTCGGGCAAAACTTGTCTCAGTGACGAAGTCTGGCGCGGAAAAGGTCAATCAAGCTTTACCCTTAGTAGAAGGGGTTGATGAAAAATTTTTTGAAAAACTTTCTAACGATAGAGAAGTTTTTAATCGTTTGTTAGTAGAGTTGGAGGATAAAAATGCCTAG
- the aguA gene encoding agmatine deiminase, whose product MIETPKKAGYRMPAEYEPHHGTLMIWPTRPGSWPFQGKAAKKAFSQIIETIAQGERVYLLVEQDYLSEAQSYLGDKVVYLDIPTNDAWARDTGPTILVNDKREKLAVDWSFNAWGGAVDGLYQDYEADDQVASRFVEVLEMPVYDAKPFVLEGGAIHSDGQGTILVTESCLLSPGRNPHLTKEEIENTLLESLGAEKVIWLPYGIYQDETNEHVDNVVAFVGPAELVLAWTDDKSDPQYAMSAADLALLEKETDAKGHPFTIHKLPIPAIRQVVTEEDLSGYTYEEGEEERYEGERLAASYVNFYIANKAVLVPQFEDVNDQVALDILSKCFPDRKVVGIPARDILLGGGNIHCITQQIPE is encoded by the coding sequence ATGATAGAAACTCCGAAAAAAGCAGGTTATCGTATGCCAGCAGAGTACGAACCCCATCATGGTACCCTCATGATATGGCCAACTCGACCAGGTTCATGGCCCTTTCAAGGAAAAGCGGCTAAGAAGGCCTTTAGCCAGATTATTGAGACCATAGCCCAAGGGGAAAGGGTTTACCTTTTGGTGGAGCAGGACTATCTATCTGAAGCCCAATCCTATCTTGGAGACAAGGTCGTTTATTTAGATATTCCCACCAATGATGCCTGGGCTCGTGATACAGGTCCGACGATTCTTGTCAATGATAAGAGAGAAAAGTTGGCAGTAGACTGGTCTTTCAATGCTTGGGGTGGTGCTGTTGACGGTCTTTACCAAGACTATGAAGCCGATGACCAAGTAGCCAGTCGCTTTGTAGAAGTCTTAGAGATGCCTGTTTATGATGCTAAACCTTTTGTACTGGAAGGTGGAGCGATACACAGCGATGGTCAAGGAACCATTCTTGTGACTGAAAGCTGCTTACTCAGTCCTGGACGCAATCCCCATCTGACTAAAGAGGAAATCGAAAACACCTTATTAGAGAGCCTTGGAGCTGAAAAAGTTATTTGGCTTCCTTATGGTATTTATCAGGACGAAACCAATGAACACGTTGACAATGTTGTTGCCTTTGTTGGTCCTGCAGAGCTTGTTCTAGCTTGGACAGACGACAAAAGCGATCCTCAGTATGCCATGTCTGCAGCTGACCTTGCCCTTTTAGAGAAGGAAACGGATGCGAAAGGTCACCCTTTCACTATTCATAAGCTTCCGATCCCAGCTATTCGTCAGGTTGTCACTGAAGAGGATTTATCAGGCTATACCTATGAAGAAGGGGAAGAGGAGCGTTATGAGGGCGAGCGCCTTGCAGCATCCTATGTCAATTTTTATATTGCCAACAAGGCTGTCTTGGTTCCCCAGTTTGAGGATGTAAACGACCAAGTGGCCCTAGATATCCTCAGTAAGTGTTTCCCAGACCGTAAGGTCGTAGGAATTCCAGCCAGAGATATTCTCTTAGGTGGTGGCAATATCCACTGTATCACCCAACAAATCCCAGAATAG
- a CDS encoding EVE domain-containing protein — MPRYWVGVVSKNHVLRGVEGNFCQVCHGKSGPLNRMKKGDYFLYYSPKYDMNSQDKLQAFVAVGKIIDDKAYQVEQFEGFFPFRRNVEYYQPVKDCSIEIARQHPEWKDYTSRLRYGHFEVSKDFFLYIFQHMKVDDEA; from the coding sequence ATGCCTAGATATTGGGTCGGAGTTGTTTCGAAGAACCATGTTTTAAGAGGAGTTGAAGGAAATTTTTGTCAGGTCTGTCATGGAAAGAGCGGCCCCTTAAATCGTATGAAAAAAGGTGACTACTTTTTATACTATAGTCCCAAATACGATATGAACAGTCAAGATAAGTTACAGGCTTTTGTGGCCGTAGGTAAAATCATAGATGACAAAGCCTATCAAGTAGAGCAGTTTGAAGGATTCTTTCCCTTTAGACGAAATGTCGAGTATTATCAACCAGTCAAAGATTGTTCCATAGAAATAGCCAGACAACATCCTGAATGGAAAGACTATACTTCTCGACTTCGTTATGGACATTTTGAAGTTTCCAAAGACTTTTTCCTCTATATCTTTCAGCATATGAAAGTGGATGATGAAGCATGA
- a CDS encoding Cof-type HAD-IIB family hydrolase → MIKLLALDMDGTLLNEAKEIPQAHISAIHQAIEKGVKLVLCTGRPLFGVLPYYKKLGLDLQNEYVIVNNGCSTHQTSDWSLVDWQELSPADIEYLYDLAEKSDVQLTLFDEKHYFVLGGKPNEIVQNDAKLVFSDLTEISLEEATSGKYRMFQGMFLGTKEQTDDFEHRFSEELCQRFSGVRSQPVIYEAMPLGTTKATALSRLAAILKIEPSEIMAMGDANNDIEMLQFAGLGIAMGNASDHVKFLANDVTASNEEEGVARAIEKYIL, encoded by the coding sequence ATGATTAAACTACTTGCCTTGGATATGGACGGAACCCTCCTTAATGAAGCCAAGGAAATCCCGCAAGCCCACATCAGTGCCATTCACCAAGCCATTGAAAAAGGTGTCAAACTGGTTCTCTGTACAGGTCGCCCGCTTTTCGGTGTTCTTCCTTACTACAAAAAACTGGGACTGGACCTTCAGAATGAGTATGTCATCGTAAATAACGGTTGTTCAACCCATCAGACCAGTGACTGGAGTCTAGTTGACTGGCAAGAACTTAGTCCAGCTGACATTGAATACCTCTATGACCTAGCAGAAAAAAGCGACGTTCAGTTGACTCTTTTTGATGAGAAACATTATTTTGTCCTCGGTGGCAAGCCTAATGAAATTGTTCAGAATGATGCCAAACTTGTTTTTTCAGACCTGACTGAAATTTCACTAGAGGAAGCGACTAGTGGCAAGTATCGGATGTTCCAAGGCATGTTTTTGGGCACCAAAGAGCAAACAGACGATTTTGAGCATCGGTTTTCTGAGGAACTCTGTCAACGATTTAGCGGTGTTCGTTCGCAGCCTGTCATTTATGAAGCCATGCCACTTGGAACGACAAAGGCTACTGCTCTTTCTCGACTAGCAGCGATTTTGAAGATCGAGCCCTCAGAGATTATGGCCATGGGCGATGCCAATAACGATATCGAAATGCTTCAGTTTGCAGGACTTGGCATTGCAATGGGAAATGCCAGTGACCATGTCAAATTCCTTGCTAATGACGTTACAGCCAGCAATGAAGAAGAAGGCGTTGCACGCGCCATTGAGAAGTATATTTTATAA
- the aguB gene encoding N-carbamoylputrescine amidase, giving the protein MRNVRVAAIQMQCAKDVATNIQTAERLVRQAAEQGAQIILLPELFERPYFCQERQYDYYQYSQSVTENTAIQHFKVIAKELKVVLPISFYEKDGNVLYNSIAVIDADGEVLGVYRKTHIPDDHYYQEKFYFTPGNTGFKVWDTRYAKIGIGICWDQWFPETARCLALNGAELLFYPTAIGSEPILDTDSCGHWQRTMQGHAAANIVPVIAANRYGLEEVTPSEENGGQSSSLDFYGSSFITDETGAILERAERQGEAVLLATYDLDKGASERLNWGLFRDRRPEMYQRITD; this is encoded by the coding sequence ATGAGAAATGTTAGAGTTGCAGCGATCCAGATGCAATGCGCCAAGGATGTAGCAACAAATATCCAAACCGCAGAGCGTTTAGTACGTCAGGCTGCAGAACAAGGCGCACAAATTATTCTCTTGCCCGAGTTGTTTGAACGTCCCTATTTCTGTCAAGAACGTCAGTATGACTATTACCAGTATTCTCAGTCGGTGACAGAAAATACAGCCATTCAGCATTTTAAGGTGATTGCTAAGGAACTAAAAGTTGTTTTACCGATCAGTTTCTATGAAAAAGATGGCAATGTCTTGTACAACTCAATCGCCGTCATTGATGCTGATGGAGAAGTGCTTGGCGTCTATCGGAAGACCCACATACCAGATGATCATTATTATCAAGAAAAGTTTTATTTTACGCCTGGTAACACTGGTTTCAAGGTCTGGGATACTCGCTACGCTAAGATTGGGATTGGCATCTGTTGGGATCAATGGTTCCCTGAAACAGCCCGCTGTCTTGCTCTGAATGGTGCTGAATTGCTCTTTTATCCAACAGCCATTGGTTCAGAGCCTATCTTAGATACGGATAGTTGTGGTCATTGGCAACGTACTATGCAAGGGCACGCGGCAGCAAATATTGTTCCAGTCATTGCAGCCAACCGCTATGGTTTGGAAGAAGTCACTCCTAGTGAGGAAAATGGTGGACAGAGTTCCAGTCTTGACTTCTACGGTTCCTCCTTTATAACGGATGAAACAGGAGCTATTCTAGAGAGAGCTGAAAGACAAGGAGAAGCTGTTCTGTTAGCCACTTATGACCTTGATAAGGGAGCAAGCGAGCGCCTCAACTGGGGACTGTTTCGTGATAGAAGACCAGAAATGTACCAACGTATTACCGACTAG
- a CDS encoding TraX family protein, producing MKKWNATQLKYLMAAVMVLDHIPHITGIVSPLWEGIFHALTRCVGVWFAYMAMEGFIHTRNLRDYLIRLWSWALIMFAGNSLLNALFASKGVMVNNNIFFTLAIGVTMLWIGFPRKELDKKEKLWRRIGLAGLLIFGCLFTEGGITMLPFLLISYSCRNRKGLRNLLYAFLWAFLLVTSIQIYDTWHQTLEMMLFNSDWLFVTVFPFMALYNGQRGTETSWSKYFFYIFYPAHLWIIALIAYLVK from the coding sequence ATGAAAAAATGGAATGCAACGCAGTTGAAGTATCTGATGGCGGCAGTAATGGTTCTAGACCATATTCCGCATATTACCGGAATCGTTTCTCCTTTGTGGGAAGGTATCTTTCACGCCTTGACCCGTTGTGTGGGAGTTTGGTTTGCCTATATGGCTATGGAAGGCTTCATCCATACTCGAAACCTGAGAGACTATCTCATCCGCCTTTGGAGTTGGGCGCTTATCATGTTTGCTGGAAATAGCCTTCTCAATGCCCTATTTGCATCCAAAGGAGTAATGGTCAATAATAATATTTTCTTTACTTTGGCCATCGGTGTCACCATGCTTTGGATTGGTTTTCCCAGAAAAGAGCTGGATAAAAAAGAGAAGTTGTGGCGTCGGATTGGGCTTGCTGGTCTCTTGATTTTCGGTTGTCTTTTTACTGAGGGTGGTATCACCATGCTACCATTTCTCTTGATTAGTTACTCTTGTCGAAATCGCAAGGGCTTGCGAAATCTCCTCTATGCTTTTCTGTGGGCCTTCTTGTTAGTGACTTCCATCCAAATTTACGACACTTGGCACCAAACACTGGAAATGATGCTTTTCAATTCTGACTGGCTCTTTGTCACCGTCTTTCCTTTTATGGCCTTGTATAATGGACAGCGAGGAACGGAAACCAGTTGGAGTAAATATTTCTTTTATATTTTCTACCCAGCTCATTTATGGATTATAGCCTTGATTGCCTATTTGGTTAAGTAA
- the nspC gene encoding carboxynorspermidine decarboxylase, with protein sequence MKLEQVPTPAYVIDLGKLEENCRILQYVQEEAGCKVLLAQKAYSLYKTYPLISEYLSGTTASGIYEAKLAREEFPGEVHVFAPAFKDADLEELLEITDHIVFNSERQLRKHGPRCREAGISVGLRLNPQCSTQGDHALYDPCAPGSRFGVTLDKIPSDLLDLVDGLHFHTLCEQGADDLETTLKAVEAQFGPYLHQVKWLNMGGGHHITREDYDVDLMISEIKRIRETYNLEVYIEPGEAIALNAGYLATEVLDIVENGMDILVLDASATCHMPDVLEMPYRPPLRNGFEAQEKSHTYRLSSNTCLTGDVIGDYSFENPVQIGDRLYFEDMAIYSFVKNNTFNGIGLPSLYLMDEQGDCSLVKAFGYQDFKGRLS encoded by the coding sequence ATGAAGTTAGAACAAGTACCCACACCAGCCTATGTCATTGACTTAGGAAAATTAGAAGAGAATTGTCGCATTCTACAGTATGTTCAAGAAGAAGCCGGTTGCAAGGTTTTGCTTGCCCAGAAGGCATATTCTCTTTATAAAACCTATCCCTTGATTAGCGAGTACCTATCTGGTACAACTGCAAGTGGTATCTATGAGGCCAAACTAGCACGAGAAGAATTCCCGGGGGAAGTCCATGTCTTTGCACCTGCTTTCAAGGATGCAGACTTGGAGGAATTGCTGGAAATAACGGATCATATCGTCTTCAACTCAGAGAGACAGTTGCGTAAACATGGTCCTCGTTGTCGAGAGGCTGGCATTAGTGTCGGTTTGCGCCTCAACCCACAGTGTTCAACTCAAGGAGACCACGCGCTCTATGACCCTTGTGCACCTGGATCTCGTTTTGGAGTTACTCTAGACAAGATACCAAGCGATTTGCTGGACTTAGTAGATGGTCTTCATTTTCACACCCTTTGCGAGCAGGGGGCGGATGATTTAGAGACAACTTTGAAAGCTGTAGAAGCTCAGTTTGGTCCCTACTTACATCAAGTTAAATGGCTCAATATGGGTGGAGGACACCACATAACGAGAGAAGACTATGATGTGGATTTGATGATTTCTGAAATCAAGCGTATCCGAGAAACTTACAATCTTGAAGTTTATATCGAGCCTGGTGAAGCTATTGCGCTCAATGCGGGTTATCTAGCAACTGAAGTATTGGACATTGTCGAAAACGGTATGGATATCTTAGTTTTAGATGCGTCCGCGACCTGCCATATGCCAGACGTACTTGAGATGCCCTATCGTCCACCTTTGAGAAATGGCTTTGAAGCTCAGGAAAAATCCCATACCTATAGACTTTCTTCCAATACCTGTCTGACGGGTGATGTGATTGGCGATTATAGCTTTGAAAATCCAGTCCAAATCGGTGACAGACTCTATTTCGAAGACATGGCCATTTATTCTTTTGTCAAAAATAATACCTTTAACGGTATTGGCTTGCCAAGTCTCTATCTTATGGACGAGCAGGGAGACTGCAGCTTAGTCAAAGCCTTCGGCTATCAAGACTTTAAAGGGAGATTATCATGA